From the genome of Solanum lycopersicum chromosome 7, SLM_r2.1:
tttcatattATTGCTTTAGTGTCTTTTTCAAGTACATAGGAATTTAGTAAGTTTAAACATATTAATTTCTTGGTATGACTTCAGAAAATACTCagttgttccatataaatttccTCATTTAGGTCTTcagtttttaaaaatagtttttaaatcaatttgataaatatgcaaataaaaaattgcagccataaaaattaaaagtttaatggatgtaattctagttatcagagaaaaaaatatcaaaaaattataggCCTTCATGTTGCTTAAACATTTATCAACTAATCTAGCCTTATATGTATCAATAAATCCatttagtttcaaaaaaaattgtaagacCCATTTGTAATCAATTTATTTACAACCCGGTGATAAATCACttaactgattgcccacagaggggactaaCAACCTacatggctagtagttctgggactatggGTACGCTAAAACCTAGTGTAACTCGGTATTATTCTACtccaatgaattctgtaaatgaACAGATTTTATCTAAATTTCTGTAAATAATGGAAagctcaaaactaaacatgaaaactgagaatgcaacaattaatctggtaattatgcgtTTATAACTGagacatgtatatctgaagtgtttgaaatatatgacctagaatatgtaattcaagaactaaagaaatacagaGCTAGGATTCTTAAATTAAtgtgataatctgagtaataacatgataatctaatttggaacatatatataatataagttcTAACAATGTTCTAGAaaacctaggtttaatcatgataagagaatcaagaacctGACTGAAaatagggacccaatgggtgaaaggaacccacaaGTGAAAGCCCACATACcaggtgatgaaatccatggaaaaatacttaagttttggggctggaactgctggatcTTGTGGtcttcttgaactagggttcttgagctttttttctcctctccttcttctaattttctaagttttgatttaatgatttgacttggatatgttttaattatgtttctaggattaaaatcaataaaatatgatgatttagggtcaaaatgacgtaACATAGGGTTTAAACGCAGTGGGAAAGGACAAAAAGACCCTTGGGAAGGTTGTTGTTGGGCctcacgacggccaggactgacggtccttCGTGCACCCGatgccccgtcgttgggtccgtcagAGGACCTGTTTGACAGGCCtatactaaaatgggcataaataTTTACTTGGAGGTCTTATATTAGCAAGGatggtggctatggaaagataagtcaattatctatctgtgggtaagTCATGGgggacctaattcattttgtgctaagagttatgatcatttaaagttgacccaactgcatttctccttaactggctgcaaattttcccACCTTTGTcaaacctacggaccgtaggtccacctacgaaccatgctggtcatccatagctcgTGTCaaagagtggttgaagggattcttgatcgacggtcacggactagggaccgtcgtttgacctacggactGTAAGTCCATCAACTATCCAAGACaacaccaatttttctaggctgaaatatTTGGGAGTTTCTAATCCTAgcaacggttgtgcaggacggaccgtggttcaggctacggtaAATCGATGCCACCGTTAGTAGCACCTGCAGagttttctgaaaaactaatttttggtctattttgtctacagggtgttacattatctcccccttgggaacattcatcctcgaatgacgactaaactagctgaaatagagggagagatgcaaaccccactactaaacaTTGAGAACTGAattctgactgaattgagttatgagtacatgcaattacactaaaaatgaaagtacaaactgagggaacattattctaaaactgaatttacgcatgaatgacttTAAAATTGAAGAGTATCTAtaacctcaagctggagtggaatcggaatGAAAAAGGAagggatacttggctttcatggctgcttctgcttcccaagtagctccctctacggactgactcctccacaaaaccttgactgaagcgacttctcTGTTTATCAAACTTCcaacctgacggtcaagaatctcaacagGTACATCCttataagaaagactatctttcaccgccacactctctaatggcactattGAGGCTTGGTCACTCACGCCCTTcatcaagagtgagatgtggaagaccggatgcaatgctgctaattttgctggcaactctaactcatatgccaccttgccaatcCTTTTTAGTATCTTGTAAGGGCATGCTTATCTAGGGCCaatcttccctttctttccatatttcatcacccctttcataggtgagactttcagaaaaactcaatcatcaacttggaactctagttcccttcttgttacatctgcataagatttcttaCGACTTTGGATTGTCTTAAGTCTCTCTCtgatgagttgcactttctccatagcttAAAGGAGTGAATCTGTCCCTATCAAAGCtttttcacctacttcaaaccaaccaacaagagatctacatctacgcccatataaagcctcataagggacCATCAAAATGCTGGAAGGGTAGCTAATattgtaggaaaactcaataaaagaaaggtgatcatcccaactacctttgaaatcgatcacataAGCTCTccacatatcctctaaggtcttaatggtacgctctgcctgcccatctgtATGTGGATGAAATtctgtactaaggttaacttgagcaccaagacctttttgaaatgacttatagaaatgagaggtaaactgaggacctctatctgagatgataaacaaaggaaccccatgcaacctcacaatttaagtaaggtaaagcttggcatagtcctctgccgAATATGTAGTATTGACCTCCAAAAAGCGagagacttagtcatcctatcaacaatcacccaaattgagtcatactgtctgcgagtacgaggtaaccctatgacgaaatccatattgatcacatcccacttccaagtaggaatatcgatcccTTGAGTCATAACTCCTGCTTTCTAATGCTCTACCTTGACTTGGTGGAAATTGGGGAACTTACTCTCAAAGTCTGTtgtatccctcttcatgccattccaccaaaaGACTTTGCCCAGATCGTgttacatcttagtggcacctggatgaataaaaTACATGTAGTTATGAGCTTCAGCAATAATATGCTGCCTCTACtctcccacatcaggaacacacaatctaccttggtagcgaagtacaacatctcccccttgggagaaaacctccactcccTGATTGTTGACTGCACCCTATAGTCCAAGGAAGATCAGATCACTCTGTTGCTTTttcttaacctccactaccaaagacgattctgccccattctgaactgttacaccgctgtctaatatgctcataaggcgaactcccaagTGAGCAAGcctatgaacatccttcactagctcctttcttttttcctcaacatgggctataCTACCCATATATAATCTATTAACAGCATCGGCCACTACGTTCGCCTttccaggatgataatgcagactcatatcataatcattaaggaactcaagccatatcctctggcgaagattcaaatctttctgggtgaacacatactgaagcctcttatgatcggtgaacacatctatatgaacaccatacaagtagaatctccatatcttgagtgcaaacaccactgctgcaagtTCGAGGTCATGAAATGGaaagttcttctcatgcaccttaagctttctataggcataagatataaccttatctctttgcatcaacacacaaccaaggccaactctagatgcatcacaatagatcacataaccatctgaaccctctggtagagtcaagacaggagctgTAGTCACTATTGTTTTCAATTCTGTGAAGCTTTtgtcacaatcatctgaccattggaacttgaccatcttttgagtcaacctagtcaatggtgaggctctggatgaaaatccttccacgaaccttctgtattaacctgctagacctaagaaacttatGATATCTTTAGCAGAGGTAGGTTTGGGCCATTATTTCACTActtctatcttttgtgaatctacACAGATCCCTAGAATCAATGTTACTAAGGAAAGCAATGGATTGTAACCAAAAcccacatttactaaacttaggaATAATTggcgatctttgagagtctgctgacgatatcatcaatgaagatgataatgaacaagtctaagtactatttgaacactctgttcatcaaattcGTGAAAGTTgtaggagcattggttagtccaaatgacataactacagaTTCATAaggaccataccgagttctgaaggcttttttcaaaatgtcattgTCTTtgactctaagctgatgataacccgatctgaggtctatctttgagaaatgacaagcaccctgaagttggtcaataaagtcatcaatcctggggatgggatacttattcttgattgtgaccttgtttaacggtctatagtcaatgcacattctaaaagaaccatctttcttctttacgaacaaaactggtgcaccccatggtgaaatactaggtctgatgaaacccttatctaaaaggtctttcaactgctctatTCCTTAAGCTATGCtagagccattctgtaaggaggaatagaaataggctgggtatctggaaggagatcaattctgaagtcgatttcccttttgggaggAACCCCGGGAAtatcttttggaaatacttctggaaattcacaaactactggaactgactcaagagatgGGGTTTCAAGGATAGAATCCTTAgcccgaactagatgatagagataacacttagatatcatctttctgtccttaaggtaagaaataaatcgacccataggcactaggctactacccttccattctaagattggttcatctggaaacagaaaaacgaacaatcctagttctacaatcgactgaggcataacatgagtgtaacaaatccatacctagaatgacatcgaagctaccatttctaactctactaaaTCTGCTGAGGTGAGTTTCTGAGAGACTATAAAAGGGCAATTCCTGTATAcacgtctagctataactgggtcatcgactggagtagagactgaaaagggttctgagagagtttctggactaacactGAATTCGACTGCTATACTGAGTTACGAAAGACAAAGTCATGTCTTTTGTCTTTTTACTAAGTGAACCATGtgtgagtcacatccttgagtttgtagGATGACAATCTCACCTATCACTACGAGTTACTGATATcacacaaaatattttcttgaccttaTTAATGAACTTCGGTGGGTCCTTACCAATTTGTGATCCTTAATACATAGGCAGATTCATCTGAACTAAATCACAAACTCTGCATTGTTCTTGTTGGTTATACTCTGAGCCATAAGCTGAATTGGGATTCTAAATATCTGCATTTGAACTTCATTATCTGGTACTAGAGTAACTGCGTTAGCATTGCGTGGATTAGCATAACATGCCTAAGCTCTATGAGAAGGCATGATTTAAGCGCATAACGATAGATTAGAAAGAAGATTAAACCAACGCACgataagaatatcaagaaagtgaagttttcctaaaacacttcatagcctccctcttATTAGATGTGGTACACTTCACACCCAGGAataggactctacttagtgtggctttttcagacatcctaggactcttgaacctagtgctctgacACTAAtttttgtcacgccccgaggtACCCCTGAGAcacggacacggaacctaggaccacaagtgatccaaaTCTATCCCTActgacatgatcatgagcatacgaATGATAATAAAcagttgcggaagctaaatcatacttcaaatgaaaagatggggaata
Proteins encoded in this window:
- the LOC138337507 gene encoding uncharacterized protein, with the protein product MVKFQWSDDCDKSFTELKTIVTTAPVLTLPEGSDGYVIYCDASRVGLGCVLMQRDKVISYAYRKLKVHEKNFPFHDLELAAVRIWLEFLNDYDMSLHYHPGKANVVADAVNRLYMGSIAHVEEKRKELVKDVHRLAHLGVRLMSILDSGVTVQNGAESSLVVEGAVNNQGVEVFSQGGDVVLRYQGLGAQVNLSTEFHPHTDGQAERTIKTLEDMWRAYVIDFKGSWDDHLSFIEFSYNISYPSSILMVPYEALYGRRCRSLVGWFEGVSDQASIVPLESVAVKDSLSYKDVPVEILDRQVGSLINREVASVKVLWRSQSVEGATWEAEAAMKAKYPFLFHSDSTPA